In Gambusia affinis linkage group LG08, SWU_Gaff_1.0, whole genome shotgun sequence, a single window of DNA contains:
- the lg08h11orf58 gene encoding small acidic protein isoform X2: MTSPEDKHGTKRPASPSEDGSTQWASADLGSDERKQKFLRLMGASKKEHTGRLIIGDHKSTSHFRSGQEDKRMNDDLEMQYQQSMDGKLSGRDRRHCGLGFSEPEPVISPPADSQTEAAKPEESSGERQHTEAQEEDSSPEEKSPEQEEPDSDDQPKERKQNYKMAFVKSL; the protein is encoded by the exons ATGACTTCTCCAGAGGACAAACACGGGACAAAACGACCCGCATCTCCCTCGGAA GATGGGTCCACCCAGTGGGCGTCTGCAGATCTGGGAAGCGACGAAAGGAAGCAAAAGTTCTTGCGGTTAATGGGCGCCTCTAAG aaAGAACACACCGGTCGCCTCATCATCGGTGACCACAAGTCCACGTCCCACTTCCGTAGCG GGCAGGAAGATAAGCGGATGAACGACGATCTGGAGATGCAGTACCAGCAGAGCATGGACGGAAAACTGTCGGGCCGGGACCGGAGGCACTGCGGTCTGGGTTTCAGCGAG CCAGAGCCGGTCATCTCCCCACCTGCAGACTCTCAGACAGAAGCTGCTAAACCAGAGGAGTCGTCCGGTGAAAGACAACACACAGAAGCCCAGGAGGAAGATTCCAGCCCAGAGGAGAAATCACCAGAACAGGAGGAGCCCGACTCGGACGACCAGCCCAAGGAACGGAAACAAAACTACAAGATGGCCTTCGTAAAATCATTGTAG
- the lg08h11orf58 gene encoding small acidic protein isoform X1, with product MTSPEDKHGTKRPASPSEDGSTQWASADLGSDERKQKFLRLMGASKKEHTGRLIIGDHKSTSHFRSGQEDKRMNDDLEMQYQQSMDGKLSGRDRRHCGLGFSEPQPEPVISPPADSQTEAAKPEESSGERQHTEAQEEDSSPEEKSPEQEEPDSDDQPKERKQNYKMAFVKSL from the exons ATGACTTCTCCAGAGGACAAACACGGGACAAAACGACCCGCATCTCCCTCGGAA GATGGGTCCACCCAGTGGGCGTCTGCAGATCTGGGAAGCGACGAAAGGAAGCAAAAGTTCTTGCGGTTAATGGGCGCCTCTAAG aaAGAACACACCGGTCGCCTCATCATCGGTGACCACAAGTCCACGTCCCACTTCCGTAGCG GGCAGGAAGATAAGCGGATGAACGACGATCTGGAGATGCAGTACCAGCAGAGCATGGACGGAAAACTGTCGGGCCGGGACCGGAGGCACTGCGGTCTGGGTTTCAGCGAG CCACAGCCAGAGCCGGTCATCTCCCCACCTGCAGACTCTCAGACAGAAGCTGCTAAACCAGAGGAGTCGTCCGGTGAAAGACAACACACAGAAGCCCAGGAGGAAGATTCCAGCCCAGAGGAGAAATCACCAGAACAGGAGGAGCCCGACTCGGACGACCAGCCCAAGGAACGGAAACAAAACTACAAGATGGCCTTCGTAAAATCATTGTAG